Proteins from a single region of Oenanthe melanoleuca isolate GR-GAL-2019-014 chromosome 12, OMel1.0, whole genome shotgun sequence:
- the LOC130258317 gene encoding EF-hand and coiled-coil domain-containing protein 1-like: protein MEPPEGWEPYGRPGRRTQRLLSALGRRYGLERGVENETVVLAAGPEQHLQEIFQRLHCAGAGRIPGEELRTLCRVPGPQEAAEPERCAGLWDGLSAELTFRHFHARLRGHFSTRAGPRLPLGRESERIESQIRPRSPRRRRARPAEPERRPPGPCSRERCQETVALERAEERMAELLEEKGSLRELLEDMRAALRSSDARCLALQRWK, encoded by the exons aTGGAGCCGCctgagggctgggagccctacgggcggccgggccggcgcACGCAGCGGCTGCTCAGCGCCCTCGGCCGCCGCTACGGGCTGGAGCGCGGCGTGGAGAACGAGACCGTCGTGCTGGCCGCCGGCCcggagcagcacctgcaggagaTCTTCCAGCGCCTGCACTGCGCCGGGGCGGGCCGCATCCCCGGCGAGGAGCTCCGCACGCTGTGCCGGGTGCCGGGGCCGCAGGAGGCGGCGGAGCCCGAGCGGTGCGCGGGGCTGTGGGACGGGCTCTCGGCCGAGCTCACCTTCCGCCACTTCCACGCGCGGCTCCGCGGCCACTTCAGCACCCGCGCGGGGCCGCGGCTGCCGCTGGGCCGGGAGAGCGAGCGCATCGAGAGCCAGATCCGCCCGcgcagcccccgccgccgccgcgcccgccccgccgagCCCGAGCGGCGGCCGCCGGGGCCCTGCTCCCGGGAGCGCTGCCAGGAGACGGTGGCGCTGGAGCGGGCCGAGGAGCGCATGGCCGAGCTGCTCGAGGAGAAGGGCAGCCTgcgggagctgctggaggacaTGCGGGCCGCCCTGCGGAGCAGCGATGCGCGGTGCCTGGCGCTGCAG AGATGGAAGTAA